A DNA window from Phoenix dactylifera cultivar Barhee BC4 chromosome 13, palm_55x_up_171113_PBpolish2nd_filt_p, whole genome shotgun sequence contains the following coding sequences:
- the LOC103714420 gene encoding uncharacterized protein LOC103714420 has product MASPTSNGVSVPVLLLFVSCTTALLLFLLLPSLSPSFSSSCPTTTISTIAAGGGGATPSISNPRSRERISPTPEDIAWLKSQLSLNSIQEPPSSPAAWHSLRKGINPRTRAEQLEDLRRFKGISHYVGDDAGNHTALPCPGELLVEEHHSNYGEPWAGGHDIFEFLADAVALAPSDLVLEIGCGTLRVGLHFIRYLDPARFHCLERDELSLMAALRYELPSQGLLHKRPHILRGDDMEFTRFGDGISYDLIYASAVFLHMPDSLVWVGLERLVDRLKPQKGRIFVSHNIKFCSRLGGDECTRRLKKLGLEYVGKHTHDSLLFNHYEIWFEFRRPKA; this is encoded by the exons ATGGCTTCTCCGACCTCCAATGGCGTCAGcgtccccgtcctcctcctctttgtgtCCTGCACCActgccctcctcctcttcctcctccttccctccctctccccctccttctcctcctcctgccCCACAACCACCATCTCCACCATCGCCGCCGGAGGCGGCGGCGCTACCCCCTCTATCTCCAACCCCAGATCCCGGGAACGGATCTCCCCGACACCGGAGGACATCGCCTGGCTCAAATCTCAGCTCAGCCTCAACTCTATCCAAgaacccccctcctcccccgccGCCTGGCACTCCCTTCGCAAGGGCATCAACCCCCGGACCCGCGCCGAGCAGCTCGAAGACCTCCGCCG ATTCAAAGGCATCTCCCACTACGTGGGCGACGATGCCGGCAACCACACCGCCCTCCCCTGCCCCGGCGAGCTCCTGGTGGAGGAGCACCACAGCAACTACGGCGAGCCGTGGGCCGGCGGCCACGACATCTTCGAGTTCCTCGCCGATGCCGTCGCCCTTGCCCCCTCCGACCTTGTCCTGGAGATCGGCTGCGGCACTCTCCGCGTCGGTCTCCACTTCATCCGCTACCTCGACCCCGCCCGTTTCCACTGCCTCGAGCGCGACGAGCTCTCCCTCATGGCCGCTCTCCGCTACGAGCTCCCCTCCCAGGGCCTCCTCCACAAGCGGCCGCATATCCTTCGCGGGGACGACATGGAGTTCACCCGCTTCGGCGATGGCATTTCCTACGATCTCATCTATGCCAGTGCTGTGTTCCTCCACATGCCTGACTCTCTCGTCTGGGTCGGGTTGGAGAGGCTGGTGGACAGGCTAAAGCCCCAGAAAGGTCGGATCTTTGTCTCCCACAACATCAAGTTCTGCTCGAGACTAGGCGGTGATGAGTGTACAAGACGGCTGAAGAAGCTGGGATTGGAGTATGTTGGGAAGCACACCCATGATAGCTTGCTGTTTAACCACTATGAGATTTGGTTTGAGTTCAGAAGGCCCAAAGCTTag